ACCCCGGCACCGCCTCCTTACGGCCCGGGTGGCCCACGCCGAGGCGTACACGGGCATATTCCGGCCCGATATGCTGGTGGATGGAACGCAACCCATTGTGGCCCGCATGGCCGCCGCCTTGTTTAACGCGCACCTTGCCGGGGGCGAGGTCGATCTCGTCATGCAGGACGGTCACATCACCGGGGTCGGCCTTGTAAAAGCGCATCGCTTCGCCCACCGCCTGCCCCGAAAGGTTCATGAATGTATCGGGCTTGAGGAGCAGCACTTTCTCCTGCCCCAAACGGCCCTCTGAGACGCGGCCCTGAAACCGGGCCTTCCACGGGCCAAAGCCGTGATCCTCGGCGATCCTGTCCACGCACATGAAGCCGATATTGTGCCGGTTGCGGGCATATTTCGGCCCCGGATTTCCAAGTCCTGCAAAGATCAGCATCGGGCCCTCATTTCTGCGCTTTG
The nucleotide sequence above comes from Roseovarius carneus. Encoded proteins:
- the pth gene encoding aminoacyl-tRNA hydrolase, yielding MLIFAGLGNPGPKYARNRHNIGFMCVDRIAEDHGFGPWKARFQGRVSEGRLGQEKVLLLKPDTFMNLSGQAVGEAMRFYKADPGDVTVLHDEIDLAPGKVRVKQGGGHAGHNGLRSIHQHIGPEYARVRLGVGHPGRKEAVPGYVLHDFAKADEGWLDDVIRGVSDGAAYLAEGDGGRFQNAVAQRTAPPRSSKSAAKTPAPAAERAPEEDTRSAMQKLLDRFK